In a genomic window of Amycolatopsis japonica:
- a CDS encoding pilin, which translates to MVTALLLTTHTADSAQASTHVVALATTVDQVFTNIRNWLVGILAGLATVFLTVGGVRYLLAGGDPGETEKAKSAFRNAAWGYGLAALAPLAVEILRGIVGA; encoded by the coding sequence ATCGTCACCGCGCTCCTTCTGACCACGCACACGGCGGATTCGGCGCAGGCCTCAACGCATGTTGTCGCGCTCGCGACCACCGTCGATCAGGTCTTCACCAACATCCGTAACTGGCTGGTCGGGATCTTGGCGGGTCTGGCGACGGTGTTCCTGACCGTCGGCGGTGTTCGGTACCTGCTGGCCGGTGGCGACCCGGGTGAAACGGAGAAGGCGAAGTCGGCTTTCCGGAACGCTGCGTGGGGTTACGGGTTGGCGGCGCTGGCGCCGCTCGCCGTGGAGATCTTGCGCGGGATTGTCGGGGCCTGA
- a CDS encoding replication-relaxation family protein, giving the protein MKISNPTPQRQLRAHRPERPAPRVLNSAEHHAWLARHLTDRDRWLCRMLFEHHVLTSTQIVDIAFPGRRAANLRLHNLYRWGVVHRFQPHRSVGSHPMHYVLDTAGAAAIAYEDGLELKDLGYSREREVGRAFSLQLAHTVGCNALFTTLIRASRQPEAAAKLTTWWSAARCGRHWGDIVTPDGYGRWVKAGREVEWFVEFDFGTETLSRLASKLVRYERLADATGIATPVLAWFPTAVREANARRVLAEVLRSLDSPARVPVATTSGESSADPLDMSASRWLRVDDSGALGRVALAELPKLWPHLPASPPSSGGRNLDTTRAMRPGLEPPTPMPPAVSSRLNS; this is encoded by the coding sequence ATGAAGATCAGCAACCCCACCCCGCAACGACAGCTGCGAGCACACCGGCCGGAACGTCCCGCACCACGCGTACTGAACAGCGCCGAGCACCACGCCTGGCTCGCCCGGCATCTCACCGACCGCGACCGCTGGTTGTGCCGGATGCTGTTCGAGCACCACGTCCTCACCAGCACTCAGATCGTCGACATCGCCTTCCCTGGACGCCGTGCCGCGAACCTGCGCCTGCACAACCTCTACCGGTGGGGCGTTGTGCACCGATTCCAACCGCACCGGTCCGTCGGCTCGCACCCGATGCACTACGTCCTCGATACCGCAGGAGCCGCGGCGATCGCCTATGAAGACGGCCTTGAGCTCAAAGACCTCGGCTACAGCCGCGAACGCGAAGTGGGCCGCGCTTTCTCTCTCCAACTCGCCCATACCGTGGGCTGCAACGCGCTCTTCACCACCCTGATTCGCGCGTCCCGTCAACCCGAGGCCGCCGCAAAGCTCACCACTTGGTGGTCGGCGGCCCGGTGCGGACGACATTGGGGCGACATCGTCACCCCGGATGGCTACGGCAGGTGGGTCAAAGCCGGACGGGAGGTCGAATGGTTCGTCGAGTTCGACTTCGGCACAGAGACACTGTCCCGTCTGGCGAGCAAGTTGGTCCGCTATGAGCGCCTCGCCGACGCCACGGGTATCGCCACACCCGTTCTGGCCTGGTTTCCCACCGCCGTCAGAGAAGCCAACGCGCGCCGCGTACTGGCCGAAGTGCTGCGAAGTCTCGACAGCCCCGCGCGAGTGCCAGTGGCGACGACGAGCGGCGAGTCCTCCGCTGATCCACTCGACATGTCCGCATCTCGATGGCTCCGGGTCGATGACTCCGGAGCTCTGGGACGGGTAGCCCTGGCCGAGCTTCCGAAGCTTTGGCCGCATCTGCCCGCATCCCCGCCGTCGAGCGGTGGGCGCAACCTCGATACCACGCGCGCCATGCGACCGGGGCTGGAGCCGCCCACGCCGATGCCGCCAGCCGTTTCCTCACGCCTTAACAGCTAA
- a CDS encoding type IV secretory system conjugative DNA transfer family protein, giving the protein MSSAPSAAAYAEAITSPLQDYLRDPGGAVHALLTAVRDVAMSWGPVAGPALALAWTGAVLGRRWWMRRRHDRMTAGARLVTVLAPPTVDPDGAEALFSNLVGLLRPGWKRRIHGQPHIVWEYVFSHAGVAVRVWLPGIVPPGMAERAIEAAWPGAHTRTTPAKPPIPESTPAGKAVEAVGGEMRLARSEALPIRSDFPADPVRALLGAPAGLGSRERAVVQILARPVTGARVRQARRAARHVRSGSSAKVAGRFLDLITPHTKGRKSRASTTKPVADRQTVLETSSRDRVIVAKQRGPQYETRIRYAVATLVDEDLTDAKRSPVHEHLAGRGHAIASAFAAFSEHNYYRRVRLSHPVRAVTERRLADGDLLSITELAALAHLPTDDAIPGLQRAGAKAVPPPPGIATGGAEVKPIGVSDSGHSRPVGLRVADARHHLHILGATGSGKSELMARMILDDADAGRGLVVIDPKGDLITDVLMRLPSRLGDKVVLFDADSRFRPPVLNPLEGADTARTVDDLVSIFSHVYSSSWGPRTEDILRSGLLTLRELPGTSTLTHLPKLLTVPSFRERALAQVSDDVLRGFWAWYDDLSDASKAQVVAPLMNKLRGLLLRPFIRASLAGGESTVDMDAVLNGGICLVRLSKNSLGIDTARLVGSIVVARTWQAATRRVRIPQRERLDSSLYIDECHNFLSLAYPLEDMLAEARGYRMSMTLAHQYLRQLPRELEEGISANARSKIIFSASPEDARDLARHTEPQLSEHDLANLGRYHIAARLVLNSEEAPPFTSVTEKLPPAIPGRAKEIRQLARTNAKAPSTPHTAEHARSAAFDPRRAA; this is encoded by the coding sequence ATGTCTTCTGCCCCATCCGCGGCTGCCTACGCGGAGGCGATTACCTCTCCCTTGCAAGACTACCTCCGCGATCCCGGAGGCGCGGTGCACGCCCTGCTCACCGCGGTGCGAGACGTCGCCATGTCGTGGGGACCGGTCGCCGGTCCCGCGCTCGCGCTGGCTTGGACCGGCGCCGTCCTCGGACGACGGTGGTGGATGCGACGACGCCATGACCGGATGACCGCCGGGGCCCGGCTGGTCACGGTGCTCGCCCCGCCCACCGTGGACCCGGACGGTGCCGAGGCGCTCTTCTCCAACCTGGTCGGACTCCTACGTCCCGGCTGGAAACGCCGGATCCACGGACAGCCGCACATCGTATGGGAATACGTCTTCTCCCACGCCGGAGTCGCCGTCCGAGTATGGCTGCCCGGGATCGTCCCGCCCGGCATGGCCGAACGCGCGATCGAAGCGGCCTGGCCCGGCGCCCACACCCGCACCACCCCGGCCAAACCACCGATCCCGGAATCCACGCCCGCGGGAAAAGCCGTCGAGGCCGTCGGCGGGGAAATGCGGCTCGCTCGCAGCGAAGCACTGCCGATCCGCTCCGACTTCCCCGCCGACCCGGTCCGCGCCCTGCTCGGCGCACCGGCAGGACTCGGCTCCCGCGAACGCGCCGTCGTGCAGATCCTCGCGCGACCGGTCACCGGTGCGCGTGTCCGCCAAGCCCGCCGAGCCGCCCGCCACGTCCGCTCCGGAAGCTCCGCGAAAGTGGCGGGACGCTTCCTGGACCTGATTACCCCGCACACGAAGGGACGCAAATCCCGAGCCAGCACGACGAAGCCGGTCGCCGATCGCCAGACAGTCTTAGAGACCTCGTCCCGAGATCGGGTCATTGTGGCCAAGCAGCGCGGCCCCCAGTACGAAACCCGCATCCGCTACGCCGTCGCCACCCTCGTCGACGAGGACCTGACCGACGCGAAGCGTTCGCCGGTGCACGAGCACTTGGCCGGACGCGGCCACGCCATCGCCAGTGCGTTCGCGGCTTTCAGCGAGCACAACTACTACCGCCGTGTCCGGCTCTCTCACCCAGTCCGTGCCGTCACCGAACGCCGCCTCGCCGACGGCGACCTGCTCTCCATCACCGAGCTGGCCGCGCTCGCGCACCTCCCGACCGACGACGCCATACCCGGCCTGCAGCGCGCCGGGGCAAAGGCTGTCCCACCACCGCCTGGTATCGCCACCGGTGGCGCAGAGGTGAAGCCGATCGGGGTCAGTGACTCCGGCCATTCCCGTCCGGTCGGGCTGCGTGTCGCTGACGCCCGTCACCACCTGCACATCCTCGGGGCCACCGGCAGCGGCAAGAGCGAACTGATGGCGCGGATGATTCTCGACGATGCCGACGCCGGCCGCGGCCTGGTGGTCATCGACCCGAAAGGCGACCTGATCACCGACGTCCTGATGCGGCTTCCGTCACGGCTCGGGGACAAGGTCGTGCTCTTCGACGCCGATAGCCGCTTCCGGCCACCGGTGCTTAACCCGCTCGAAGGTGCCGACACTGCTCGCACCGTCGATGACCTGGTGTCGATCTTCTCCCACGTGTACTCCTCCAGCTGGGGCCCACGCACCGAAGACATCCTCCGATCCGGATTGCTGACCCTGCGCGAACTTCCCGGCACCTCGACCCTGACCCACCTGCCGAAACTTCTGACCGTGCCGAGCTTCCGGGAACGCGCACTCGCACAGGTCTCCGACGACGTCCTGCGCGGCTTCTGGGCCTGGTACGACGACCTATCCGATGCCAGCAAGGCCCAGGTCGTCGCACCGTTGATGAACAAGCTCCGCGGCCTGCTGTTGCGGCCGTTCATCCGGGCCTCCCTCGCAGGCGGCGAATCCACCGTCGACATGGACGCGGTCCTCAACGGTGGCATCTGCCTCGTCCGGCTGAGTAAAAACTCGCTCGGGATCGACACCGCCCGGCTGGTCGGTTCGATCGTGGTCGCCCGCACCTGGCAAGCCGCCACCCGACGCGTCCGAATCCCCCAGCGGGAAAGGCTCGACAGCTCGCTCTACATCGACGAATGCCACAACTTCCTGTCCCTCGCTTACCCCTTGGAAGACATGCTCGCTGAAGCTCGCGGCTACCGGATGTCGATGACCCTGGCCCACCAATACCTGCGCCAGCTCCCCCGCGAGTTGGAAGAAGGCATCAGCGCCAACGCCCGCTCAAAGATCATCTTCTCCGCGTCGCCCGAAGACGCGCGTGACCTCGCGCGGCACACCGAGCCCCAGCTCTCCGAACACGACCTCGCCAACCTGGGCCGCTACCACATCGCCGCACGGCTGGTGCTCAACAGCGAGGAAGCACCCCCGTTCACATCAGTCACCGAGAAGCTTCCGCCCGCGATCCCCGGACGCGCTAAGGAGATCCGCCAGCTCGCACGGACCAACGCTAAGGCTCCGAGCACACCGCACACTGCCGAACACGCACGATCCGCAGCATTCGATCCCCGGCGTGCCGCCTGA
- a CDS encoding GP88 family protein: protein MSLPGTKLANVSRPARLLTQNRAMRAIGVWNWTLPALAARLPDGRTQVTCPAASACAQICYARNGTYRFPAVKARHQANLAFVLDDLPGWETAMIRELSAPRFTGKFIRVHDAGDFFDDPYTLAWCRVMRACPDVTFYAYTKEVLRFKRLIEPDPPSNFLWVYSYGGKEDTHIDPSRDRVADVFPDTAAITTAGWSSQEASDLLAVLGPRLVGVPANNIPHFLKRMDGRRLSEWQAEIDADRAHKRRRHLRLVPGTSPAPPSPQNLPRPADAHRHAA, encoded by the coding sequence ATGTCTTTACCCGGCACGAAATTGGCTAACGTCAGCCGGCCCGCGCGGTTGCTGACGCAGAACCGGGCGATGCGCGCCATCGGCGTCTGGAACTGGACACTGCCCGCGCTCGCGGCCCGGCTGCCCGACGGACGAACACAGGTGACCTGCCCCGCGGCCTCGGCCTGCGCGCAGATCTGCTACGCCCGCAACGGAACCTACCGCTTCCCTGCCGTGAAAGCCCGCCACCAAGCCAATCTCGCCTTCGTCCTCGACGACCTGCCCGGCTGGGAAACGGCCATGATCCGCGAACTCTCAGCGCCACGGTTCACCGGCAAATTCATCCGCGTCCACGACGCCGGAGACTTCTTCGACGACCCCTACACGCTCGCATGGTGCCGCGTCATGCGAGCCTGCCCGGACGTGACTTTCTACGCCTATACCAAGGAAGTCCTCCGATTCAAACGGCTGATCGAGCCGGATCCGCCCAGCAACTTCCTGTGGGTCTACAGCTACGGCGGCAAAGAAGACACCCACATCGACCCCAGCCGCGACCGGGTCGCCGACGTTTTCCCCGACACCGCCGCCATCACCACAGCCGGATGGTCCTCGCAAGAAGCCTCCGACCTGCTGGCCGTACTCGGCCCGCGGCTCGTCGGGGTACCCGCGAACAACATCCCGCACTTCCTCAAACGGATGGACGGGCGACGACTGTCGGAATGGCAGGCCGAAATCGACGCCGACCGTGCCCACAAACGACGCCGACACCTCCGGCTCGTACCCGGCACGAGCCCGGCGCCGCCGTCGCCGCAGAACCTTCCGCGCCCAGCGGACGCCCATCGCCACGCAGCCTGA
- a CDS encoding PrgI family protein, whose product MTQPVRIPSDVDREDRVLVNLTARQLAILAVTGIALYGGWTLVRGTVPLLVYLIIAVPIGVVAAVLALGQRDGVSLDRLVLAAIRQRMQPRHRVAAPEGVRPAPDWLTSQVAANDDTGAADGSQVSPAALRLPAEGVTEAGVIDLGSDGVAMVAVASTVNFALRTPGEQEALVASFGRYLHSISAPVQILVRAERLDLSHQINDLREAAPGLPHPMLETAAREHATYLDQLRRSTDLLRRQVLIVLREPVRAAGPTDGLGGASPLAVLRARRHANRNDTVTESALRSAETRLVRRLGEAIELLSPAGITITPLDAGQATAVLATACNPDNLIPPSAGLAGADEVITTAAEPEDEPPLRTPRTRREPTRRAAPEATALDDWEGDDL is encoded by the coding sequence ATGACCCAGCCCGTGCGCATACCGTCCGATGTGGATCGGGAGGACCGGGTCCTCGTCAATCTCACCGCACGGCAGCTGGCGATCCTCGCGGTGACCGGAATCGCCCTCTACGGCGGGTGGACGCTGGTCCGCGGCACGGTGCCGCTGCTGGTGTACCTGATCATCGCCGTCCCGATCGGGGTCGTGGCCGCGGTGCTGGCCCTGGGGCAGCGCGACGGCGTGAGCCTTGACCGGCTCGTGCTCGCGGCCATCCGGCAGCGCATGCAGCCACGGCATCGGGTAGCCGCGCCCGAAGGTGTCCGTCCCGCGCCCGACTGGCTGACCAGTCAGGTCGCGGCGAACGACGACACTGGCGCGGCGGACGGTTCGCAGGTGTCACCGGCCGCGCTGCGACTGCCCGCGGAAGGGGTCACCGAAGCCGGTGTCATCGACCTCGGGTCCGACGGCGTAGCCATGGTCGCGGTCGCCAGCACCGTGAACTTCGCGCTCCGCACCCCCGGCGAACAGGAAGCGCTGGTCGCATCGTTCGGCCGGTACCTGCACTCGATCTCCGCCCCCGTGCAGATCCTCGTCCGCGCCGAGCGACTCGACCTGAGCCACCAGATCAACGACTTGCGCGAGGCCGCTCCCGGCCTGCCGCATCCGATGCTCGAAACGGCCGCGCGCGAGCACGCGACCTACCTCGACCAACTGCGCCGCTCGACCGATCTGCTACGCCGCCAGGTGCTGATCGTCCTGCGCGAACCGGTACGCGCGGCCGGTCCGACCGACGGGCTCGGCGGCGCATCACCGCTGGCTGTCCTGCGCGCACGCCGCCACGCCAACCGGAACGACACCGTCACCGAAAGCGCGCTGCGATCCGCGGAAACCCGGCTCGTGCGCCGCCTGGGCGAAGCCATCGAACTGCTCTCCCCCGCCGGGATCACGATCACCCCGCTGGACGCCGGGCAGGCCACCGCCGTCCTCGCCACCGCCTGCAATCCCGACAACCTCATCCCGCCGTCGGCCGGGCTCGCCGGCGCAGACGAGGTGATCACCACCGCCGCCGAACCCGAGGACGAACCACCCCTCCGAACCCCGAGGACCCGCCGGGAGCCCACCCGCCGCGCGGCACCGGAGGCAACAGCACTCGACGACTGGGAGGGCGACGACCTATGA
- a CDS encoding VirB4 family type IV secretion system protein, protein MSRKTSHTRGRARRTAATPAGGASAFTPDSLSVSPRHLEIGGEWVASFAITGYPREVHAGWLQPLLSYPGRVDVSLHIEPIDPVTAANRLKRQLSKLESGRRHSNEKGRLLDPMVEAATEDAYDLSARVARGEGKLYRFGLYLTVHATSEPDLAEHVAAVRSLAASLLMNAQPTTYRSLQGWVSTLPLALDLIGMRRTFDTSALAAAFPFTSPDLPPADPTSVTAPDGVLYGFNIGSQGLVHWNRFAADNYNSVVLGRSGAGKSYLAKLEALRSLYRGIEVAIIDPEDEYRRLCEAIGGTYIRLGDPAVRINPFDLPIATRPDGRRTAPKDALTRRVLFLHTVIGVLLGMELSAHQRAVLDRAFLTTYKNAGITSDPRTWGRQAPLLADLSATLTGTSDPVAADLASRLHPFVDGASSAMFAGPTTTRPEGHLTVFSLRDLPDELRAIGTLLTLDTIWRRVSNPAIRRPRLITVEEAWLLMQDPAGARFLHRMAKAARKHWAGLTIATQDAGDVLGTELGKAIIANAATQILLRQATQAIDEIVTTFNLSDGEKQFLVSADKGQGLLSTGTQRVAFQALASPQENALITTDPAELAAYAESGVEADDSAFVDLDGIDTEATFDDDTDRHIDVDPAA, encoded by the coding sequence ATGAGCAGGAAAACCAGCCACACTCGAGGACGCGCCCGACGAACCGCGGCAACCCCGGCGGGCGGAGCGAGCGCGTTCACCCCGGACTCGCTCTCGGTCTCGCCGCGCCATCTGGAGATCGGCGGCGAATGGGTCGCATCGTTCGCGATCACCGGCTACCCGCGCGAAGTGCACGCGGGATGGCTTCAACCGCTGCTGTCCTATCCCGGACGGGTCGATGTCTCGCTGCACATCGAGCCGATCGACCCGGTCACCGCCGCCAACCGGCTCAAGCGCCAGCTGTCCAAACTGGAATCCGGACGACGGCACAGCAACGAGAAGGGGCGGCTGCTGGACCCGATGGTCGAGGCCGCCACCGAGGACGCCTACGACCTGTCCGCCCGCGTTGCCCGCGGCGAAGGAAAGCTCTACCGGTTCGGCCTGTATCTGACCGTGCACGCCACCAGCGAACCCGATCTCGCCGAACACGTCGCCGCGGTCCGGTCCCTCGCGGCGTCGCTGCTGATGAACGCTCAGCCCACCACCTACCGGTCGCTACAAGGCTGGGTCTCGACCCTGCCGCTCGCGCTGGACCTCATCGGCATGCGCCGCACCTTCGACACCAGCGCGCTGGCCGCCGCGTTCCCGTTCACCTCACCGGACCTTCCGCCCGCCGACCCGACCAGCGTCACCGCGCCGGACGGTGTGCTGTACGGGTTCAACATCGGCAGCCAGGGCCTGGTGCACTGGAACAGGTTCGCCGCGGACAACTACAACAGCGTCGTCCTCGGCCGGTCCGGCGCCGGAAAAAGCTACCTGGCCAAACTCGAAGCGCTCCGCTCGCTCTACCGGGGTATCGAAGTCGCGATCATCGACCCGGAAGACGAGTACCGCCGGCTGTGCGAGGCCATCGGCGGCACCTATATCCGCCTCGGCGATCCAGCGGTCCGCATCAACCCCTTCGACCTGCCGATCGCGACACGCCCGGACGGGCGCCGCACCGCACCGAAAGACGCGCTGACCCGACGCGTTCTGTTCCTGCACACCGTGATCGGCGTCCTGCTCGGCATGGAACTGTCCGCGCACCAGCGGGCCGTGCTCGACCGCGCGTTCCTCACCACCTACAAGAATGCCGGGATCACCAGCGATCCCCGGACCTGGGGCCGCCAGGCACCACTGCTGGCCGACCTCTCCGCGACCCTCACCGGCACCAGTGATCCGGTCGCGGCCGACCTCGCGTCCCGGCTGCATCCGTTCGTCGACGGCGCATCCTCAGCGATGTTCGCCGGGCCCACCACCACCAGACCCGAGGGCCACCTGACCGTGTTCAGCCTCCGCGACCTGCCAGACGAGCTGCGCGCGATCGGGACCCTGCTCACCTTGGACACGATCTGGCGGCGCGTCTCCAACCCCGCCATCCGGCGGCCACGGCTAATCACCGTCGAGGAAGCATGGCTCCTTATGCAGGACCCCGCCGGGGCGCGTTTCCTGCACCGCATGGCCAAAGCCGCCCGGAAACACTGGGCAGGCCTGACCATCGCGACACAGGATGCCGGCGACGTCCTCGGCACCGAGCTGGGCAAGGCGATCATCGCCAACGCCGCCACACAGATCCTGCTCCGCCAAGCCACCCAAGCGATCGACGAGATCGTGACGACGTTCAACCTGTCCGACGGGGAGAAACAGTTCCTCGTCTCCGCGGACAAAGGACAAGGCCTGCTCAGCACCGGGACACAGCGAGTCGCGTTCCAAGCTTTGGCCTCGCCCCAAGAGAACGCGCTCATCACCACAGACCCGGCCGAGCTCGCCGCGTACGCCGAATCCGGCGTCGAGGCCGACGACAGCGCGTTCGTCGACCTTGACGGCATCGATACCGAGGCGACGTTCGACGACGACACCGACCGTCACATCGACGTCGATCCCGCCGCCTGA